From the genome of Glycine max cultivar Williams 82 chromosome 2, Glycine_max_v4.0, whole genome shotgun sequence, one region includes:
- the LOC100782912 gene encoding beta-carotene isomerase D27, chloroplastic isoform X3 encodes MEAKLVAQCNSPTLTLAHWKLKQPCVVGVLARPADDISGEARKTNHVYKDGLFDRIAINYLSKCVQEATGLKNSKSGYESLVEAATLASQRFSPIEQHQLVIQSLDRAFPKPMLLLIRTLLPPSKFARKLFAIFTTLFFAWLVGPSEFHHVKVRESEVEGRRERNVVHIKKCRFLEETNCVGMCINLCKLPSQSFIKDSLDFDDMSCEMIFGEDPPESTDDPALNQPCFKLCKAKRSHGTNCLVIN; translated from the exons ATGGAAGCAAAATTGGTTGCACAGTGCAATAGTCCAACACTAACTTTAGCTCACTGGAAACTAAAACAACCTTGTGTGGTTGGAGTGCTGGCAAGGCCTGCTGATGACATTTCAGGAGAAGCAAGAAAAACTAATCATGTGTACAAAGATGGCTTGTTTGATCGCATAGCCATAAACTATTTATCAAAATGCGTTCAAGAGGCAACAG GACTCAAAAATAGTAAGAGTGGTTATGAGAGCCTGGTAGAGGCAGCTACCCTGGCTTCGCAGAGATTTAGTCCTATTGAACAGCATCAACTTGTCATTCAATCCCTTGACAGAGCCTTTCCCAAGCCAATGCTTTTACTG ATAAGGACACTGCTACCACCCTCTAAATTCGCAAGGAAATTGTTTGCCATCTTCACCACTTTGTTCTTTGCTTGGTTAGTCGGGCCCTCTGAG TTTCACCATGTGAAGGTGAGAGAATCAGAGGTGGAggggagaagagaaagaaatgtaGTCCACATAAAAAAGTGCAG GTTCTTAGAAGAGACAAATTGTGTAGGAATGTGTATCAATCTTTGCAAACTCCCATCTCAATCGTTTATAAAAGATTCTCTGG ATTTTGATGACATGAGTTGTGAGATGATATTTGGCGAGGATCCCCCAGAATCAACTGATGATCCAGCACTGAATCAACCGTGTTTTAAACTat GCAAGGCAAAAAGAAgccatggaaccaattgcctcGTTATAAATTAA
- the LOC100782912 gene encoding beta-carotene isomerase D27, chloroplastic isoform X7, with translation MEAKLVAQCNSPTLTLAHWKLKQPCVVGVLARPADDISGEARKTNHVYKDGLFDRIAINYLSKCVQEATGLKNSKSGYESLVEAATLASQRFSPIEQHQLVIQSLDRAFPKPMLLLIRTLLPPSKFARKLFAIFTTLFFAWLVGPSEFHHVKVRESEVEGRRERNVVHIKKCRFLEETNCVGMCINLCKLPSQSFIKDSLGGPLKIENKRTFSSGQM, from the exons ATGGAAGCAAAATTGGTTGCACAGTGCAATAGTCCAACACTAACTTTAGCTCACTGGAAACTAAAACAACCTTGTGTGGTTGGAGTGCTGGCAAGGCCTGCTGATGACATTTCAGGAGAAGCAAGAAAAACTAATCATGTGTACAAAGATGGCTTGTTTGATCGCATAGCCATAAACTATTTATCAAAATGCGTTCAAGAGGCAACAG GACTCAAAAATAGTAAGAGTGGTTATGAGAGCCTGGTAGAGGCAGCTACCCTGGCTTCGCAGAGATTTAGTCCTATTGAACAGCATCAACTTGTCATTCAATCCCTTGACAGAGCCTTTCCCAAGCCAATGCTTTTACTG ATAAGGACACTGCTACCACCCTCTAAATTCGCAAGGAAATTGTTTGCCATCTTCACCACTTTGTTCTTTGCTTGGTTAGTCGGGCCCTCTGAG TTTCACCATGTGAAGGTGAGAGAATCAGAGGTGGAggggagaagagaaagaaatgtaGTCCACATAAAAAAGTGCAG GTTCTTAGAAGAGACAAATTGTGTAGGAATGTGTATCAATCTTTGCAAACTCCCATCTCAATCGTTTATAAAAGATTCTCTGG GAGGGCcgctaaaaattgaaaataaaagaacctTCTCAAGTGGGCAAATGTGA
- the LOC100782912 gene encoding beta-carotene isomerase D27, chloroplastic isoform X4, producing MEAKLVAQCNSPTLTLAHWKLKQPCVVGVLARPADDISGEARKTNHVYKDGLFDRIAINYLSKCVQEATGLKNSKSGYESLVEAATLASQRFSPIEQHQLVIQSLDRAFPKPMLLLIRTLLPPSKFARKLFAIFTTLFFAWLVGPSEVRESEVEGRRERNVVHIKKCRFLEETNCVGMCINLCKLPSQSFIKDSLDFDDMSCEMIFGEDPPESTDDPALNQPCFKLCKAKRSHGTNCLVIN from the exons ATGGAAGCAAAATTGGTTGCACAGTGCAATAGTCCAACACTAACTTTAGCTCACTGGAAACTAAAACAACCTTGTGTGGTTGGAGTGCTGGCAAGGCCTGCTGATGACATTTCAGGAGAAGCAAGAAAAACTAATCATGTGTACAAAGATGGCTTGTTTGATCGCATAGCCATAAACTATTTATCAAAATGCGTTCAAGAGGCAACAG GACTCAAAAATAGTAAGAGTGGTTATGAGAGCCTGGTAGAGGCAGCTACCCTGGCTTCGCAGAGATTTAGTCCTATTGAACAGCATCAACTTGTCATTCAATCCCTTGACAGAGCCTTTCCCAAGCCAATGCTTTTACTG ATAAGGACACTGCTACCACCCTCTAAATTCGCAAGGAAATTGTTTGCCATCTTCACCACTTTGTTCTTTGCTTGGTTAGTCGGGCCCTCTGAG GTGAGAGAATCAGAGGTGGAggggagaagagaaagaaatgtaGTCCACATAAAAAAGTGCAG GTTCTTAGAAGAGACAAATTGTGTAGGAATGTGTATCAATCTTTGCAAACTCCCATCTCAATCGTTTATAAAAGATTCTCTGG ATTTTGATGACATGAGTTGTGAGATGATATTTGGCGAGGATCCCCCAGAATCAACTGATGATCCAGCACTGAATCAACCGTGTTTTAAACTat GCAAGGCAAAAAGAAgccatggaaccaattgcctcGTTATAAATTAA
- the LOC100782912 gene encoding beta-carotene isomerase D27, chloroplastic isoform X1, whose amino-acid sequence MEAKLVAQCNSPTLTLAHWKLKQPCVVGVLARPADDISGEARKTNHVYKDGLFDRIAINYLSKCVQEATGLKNSKSGYESLVEAATLASQRFSPIEQHQLVIQSLDRAFPKPMLLLIRTLLPPSKFARKLFAIFTTLFFAWLVGPSEFHHVKVRESEVEGRRERNVVHIKKCRFLEETNCVGMCINLCKLPSQSFIKDSLGMSVNMVPNFDDMSCEMIFGEDPPESTDDPALNQPCFKLCKAKRSHGTNCLVIN is encoded by the exons ATGGAAGCAAAATTGGTTGCACAGTGCAATAGTCCAACACTAACTTTAGCTCACTGGAAACTAAAACAACCTTGTGTGGTTGGAGTGCTGGCAAGGCCTGCTGATGACATTTCAGGAGAAGCAAGAAAAACTAATCATGTGTACAAAGATGGCTTGTTTGATCGCATAGCCATAAACTATTTATCAAAATGCGTTCAAGAGGCAACAG GACTCAAAAATAGTAAGAGTGGTTATGAGAGCCTGGTAGAGGCAGCTACCCTGGCTTCGCAGAGATTTAGTCCTATTGAACAGCATCAACTTGTCATTCAATCCCTTGACAGAGCCTTTCCCAAGCCAATGCTTTTACTG ATAAGGACACTGCTACCACCCTCTAAATTCGCAAGGAAATTGTTTGCCATCTTCACCACTTTGTTCTTTGCTTGGTTAGTCGGGCCCTCTGAG TTTCACCATGTGAAGGTGAGAGAATCAGAGGTGGAggggagaagagaaagaaatgtaGTCCACATAAAAAAGTGCAG GTTCTTAGAAGAGACAAATTGTGTAGGAATGTGTATCAATCTTTGCAAACTCCCATCTCAATCGTTTATAAAAGATTCTCTGGGTATGTCAGTCAACATGGTTCCTA ATTTTGATGACATGAGTTGTGAGATGATATTTGGCGAGGATCCCCCAGAATCAACTGATGATCCAGCACTGAATCAACCGTGTTTTAAACTat GCAAGGCAAAAAGAAgccatggaaccaattgcctcGTTATAAATTAA
- the LOC100782912 gene encoding beta-carotene isomerase D27, chloroplastic isoform X2, with the protein MEAKLVAQCNSPTLTLAHWKLKQPCVVGVLARPADDISGEARKTNHVYKDGLFDRIAINYLSKCVQEATGLKNSKSGYESLVEAATLASQRFSPIEQHQLVIQSLDRAFPKPMLLLIRTLLPPSKFARKLFAIFTTLFFAWLVGPSEVRESEVEGRRERNVVHIKKCRFLEETNCVGMCINLCKLPSQSFIKDSLGMSVNMVPNFDDMSCEMIFGEDPPESTDDPALNQPCFKLCKAKRSHGTNCLVIN; encoded by the exons ATGGAAGCAAAATTGGTTGCACAGTGCAATAGTCCAACACTAACTTTAGCTCACTGGAAACTAAAACAACCTTGTGTGGTTGGAGTGCTGGCAAGGCCTGCTGATGACATTTCAGGAGAAGCAAGAAAAACTAATCATGTGTACAAAGATGGCTTGTTTGATCGCATAGCCATAAACTATTTATCAAAATGCGTTCAAGAGGCAACAG GACTCAAAAATAGTAAGAGTGGTTATGAGAGCCTGGTAGAGGCAGCTACCCTGGCTTCGCAGAGATTTAGTCCTATTGAACAGCATCAACTTGTCATTCAATCCCTTGACAGAGCCTTTCCCAAGCCAATGCTTTTACTG ATAAGGACACTGCTACCACCCTCTAAATTCGCAAGGAAATTGTTTGCCATCTTCACCACTTTGTTCTTTGCTTGGTTAGTCGGGCCCTCTGAG GTGAGAGAATCAGAGGTGGAggggagaagagaaagaaatgtaGTCCACATAAAAAAGTGCAG GTTCTTAGAAGAGACAAATTGTGTAGGAATGTGTATCAATCTTTGCAAACTCCCATCTCAATCGTTTATAAAAGATTCTCTGGGTATGTCAGTCAACATGGTTCCTA ATTTTGATGACATGAGTTGTGAGATGATATTTGGCGAGGATCCCCCAGAATCAACTGATGATCCAGCACTGAATCAACCGTGTTTTAAACTat GCAAGGCAAAAAGAAgccatggaaccaattgcctcGTTATAAATTAA
- the LOC100782912 gene encoding beta-carotene isomerase D27, chloroplastic isoform X5, with translation MEAKLVAQCNSPTLTLAHWKLKQPCVVGVLARPADDISGEARKTNHVYKDGLFDRIAINYLSKCVQEATGLKNSKSGYESLVEAATLASQRFSPIEQHQLVIQSLDRAFPKPMLLLIRTLLPPSKFARKLFAIFTTLFFAWLVGPSEFHHVKVRESEVEGRRERNVVHIKKCRFLEETNCVGMCINLCKLPSQSFIKDSLGMSVNMVPRGPLKIENKRTFSSGQM, from the exons ATGGAAGCAAAATTGGTTGCACAGTGCAATAGTCCAACACTAACTTTAGCTCACTGGAAACTAAAACAACCTTGTGTGGTTGGAGTGCTGGCAAGGCCTGCTGATGACATTTCAGGAGAAGCAAGAAAAACTAATCATGTGTACAAAGATGGCTTGTTTGATCGCATAGCCATAAACTATTTATCAAAATGCGTTCAAGAGGCAACAG GACTCAAAAATAGTAAGAGTGGTTATGAGAGCCTGGTAGAGGCAGCTACCCTGGCTTCGCAGAGATTTAGTCCTATTGAACAGCATCAACTTGTCATTCAATCCCTTGACAGAGCCTTTCCCAAGCCAATGCTTTTACTG ATAAGGACACTGCTACCACCCTCTAAATTCGCAAGGAAATTGTTTGCCATCTTCACCACTTTGTTCTTTGCTTGGTTAGTCGGGCCCTCTGAG TTTCACCATGTGAAGGTGAGAGAATCAGAGGTGGAggggagaagagaaagaaatgtaGTCCACATAAAAAAGTGCAG GTTCTTAGAAGAGACAAATTGTGTAGGAATGTGTATCAATCTTTGCAAACTCCCATCTCAATCGTTTATAAAAGATTCTCTGGGTATGTCAGTCAACATGGTTCCTA GAGGGCcgctaaaaattgaaaataaaagaacctTCTCAAGTGGGCAAATGTGA
- the LOC100782912 gene encoding beta-carotene isomerase D27, chloroplastic isoform X6, with protein MEAKLVAQCNSPTLTLAHWKLKQPCVVGVLARPADDISGEARKTNHVYKDGLFDRIAINYLSKCVQEATGLKNSKSGYESLVEAATLASQRFSPIEQHQLVIQSLDRAFPKPMLLLIRTLLPPSKFARKLFAIFTTLFFAWLVGPSEVRESEVEGRRERNVVHIKKCRFLEETNCVGMCINLCKLPSQSFIKDSLGMSVNMVPRGPLKIENKRTFSSGQM; from the exons ATGGAAGCAAAATTGGTTGCACAGTGCAATAGTCCAACACTAACTTTAGCTCACTGGAAACTAAAACAACCTTGTGTGGTTGGAGTGCTGGCAAGGCCTGCTGATGACATTTCAGGAGAAGCAAGAAAAACTAATCATGTGTACAAAGATGGCTTGTTTGATCGCATAGCCATAAACTATTTATCAAAATGCGTTCAAGAGGCAACAG GACTCAAAAATAGTAAGAGTGGTTATGAGAGCCTGGTAGAGGCAGCTACCCTGGCTTCGCAGAGATTTAGTCCTATTGAACAGCATCAACTTGTCATTCAATCCCTTGACAGAGCCTTTCCCAAGCCAATGCTTTTACTG ATAAGGACACTGCTACCACCCTCTAAATTCGCAAGGAAATTGTTTGCCATCTTCACCACTTTGTTCTTTGCTTGGTTAGTCGGGCCCTCTGAG GTGAGAGAATCAGAGGTGGAggggagaagagaaagaaatgtaGTCCACATAAAAAAGTGCAG GTTCTTAGAAGAGACAAATTGTGTAGGAATGTGTATCAATCTTTGCAAACTCCCATCTCAATCGTTTATAAAAGATTCTCTGGGTATGTCAGTCAACATGGTTCCTA GAGGGCcgctaaaaattgaaaataaaagaacctTCTCAAGTGGGCAAATGTGA
- the LOC100777397 gene encoding protein LONGIFOLIA 1, protein MTTGIVRDQNLEKHIHKQMGCMAGFLQIFDRHQMLTGKRIYSPKRLPPASPEPENPAVSPARSTPSPAREVTSSEPQANVPTLPVLEFKEGTRSSWKFSREAPRLSLDSRAIVDAKGTLHLHPREIPPENDADKQRRSTSVIAKLMGLEPLPDSEPGPGPGPVAKLQRSASESRVPRDPPLPLTTQCRFFDPNNFFSAQFTTNVVYENNNNNNAAIESRFVNSRVAADPPKQRLKKSFYDSADFFPEPKHTVSVYGEIERRLRMRGINEPSKDLHTLKHILEALQLKGLLHSNNKPNQSPIVVMKPVRSVNRTGNDYSPRSSPRRSPRVTNEARRSEQNERNVRGQGRTLSSSPNRRKQEPQRRVGVDSRRVSPVNSPKVSPRRNANATCQHVPSGSPRMMRKNIERKEKVLLGGAEDESSTVSDNSFSTCSYPDTERYRSEEYMEGKDLLDRCDKLLNSIAEITAANELQPSPVSVLDSSFYKDEWASPSPITKRCIDYKDHAAESEDDMWSAALCSSEEAASEDCDFAYVWEILRACTYLPEESDIFLLLEKQQCLKGKDTSKASTLQRRLIFDTLQEILNRNQQLPPWKAVSCGEQRQQIWSEFRRIREREEAESEDLFKVICGVLKKDMADEMRGWGEWPVEMGDVVLDIERLVFKDLVGETIRELASFSPQSQCNNKLQLPALRRKLVF, encoded by the exons atgacgACGGGTATCGTACGCGACCAGAATCTGGAGAAACATATTCACAAGCAGATGGGGTGCATGGCTGGTTTCCTTCAGATCTTCGACCGCCACCAGATGCTCACCGGAAAACGCATCTACTCCCCCAAACGCCTCCCTCCG GCCTCGCCTGAGCCGGAGAATCCCGCAGTCTCACCGGCGCGTTCAACGCCGTCGCCGGCGAGAGAGGTCACGAGTTCGGAGCCCCAGGCGAATGTTCCCACGCTTCCCGTTCTCGAATTCAAGGAAGGCACGCGGTCCTCGTGGAAGTTCTCGAGAGAAGCTCCGAGGTTGTCGCTCGACAGCAGAGCCATCGTGGACGCGAAGGGAACTCTCCACCTTCACCCGCGCGAGATCCCTCCCGAAAACGACGCCGACAAACAGCGTCGTTCCACCAGCGTCATTGCCAAGCTCATGGGCCTCGAGCCCCTACCAGATTCGGAGCCCGGACCTGGGCCCGGGCCCGTGGCGAAGCTCCAGAGATCCGCGTCCGAGTCCAGAGTCCCCAGAGATCCGCCTCTGCCCCTAACAACGCAGTGTCGTTTCTTCGACCCCAACAATTTCTTTTCTGCTCAGTTCACAACCAATGTGGTCTACgagaataacaacaacaacaacgctgCCATCGAATCACGATTCGTTAATAGCAGAGTCGCCGCAGATCCACCGAAACAGAGGTTAAAGAAGAGTTTCTACGACTCCGCGGATTTCTTCCCCGAGCCGAAACACACCGTTTCGGTGTACGGAGAGATTGAGCGGAGGCTGCGGATGCGTGGGATTAACGAGCCTTCCAAGGATCTCCACACTCTGAAACACATCTTAGAAGCATTGCAGCTCAAGGGGCTTTTGCATTCCAACAACAAGCCCAACCAATCTCCCATTGTGGTTATGAAACCGGTTCGATCTGTGAACCGGACCGGGAATGATTATTCTCCCCGGTCCAGTCCTCGCCGGAGCCCCAGAGTTACAAACGAGGCTCGGAGGAGTGAACAAAATGAGCGGAATGTAAGGGGGCAAGGCAGAACACTGAGTTCGAGTCCGAACCGGAGGAAACAAGAACCGCAGAGGAGAGTGGGTGTTGATTCGAGAAGGGTGTCTCCGGTTAATTCGCCCAAGGTGAgtccaaggaggaatgcaaatgCAACGTGTCAGCACGTGCCAAGTGGATCACCAAGAATGATGAGAAAAAATATTGAGCGTAAGGAGAAGGTGCTGTTGGGTGGGGCAGAGGATGAATCGTCCACCGTTTCAGACAACAGCTTCAGCACTTGTTCATATCCCGATACAGAG AGGTACAGGTCGGAAGAGTACATGGAAGGGAAAGATCTGCTGGATAGGTGCGATAAGCTTCTCAACAGCATCGCAGAAATAACAGCGGCCAACGAGTTGCAACCAAGTCCAGTATCGGTTCTTGACTCATCCTTTTACAAGGATGAGTGGGCTTCACCATCCCCGATAACCAAACGCTGCATTGATTACAAAG ATCATGCGGCGGAATCAGAAGATGATATGTGGAGTGCAGCATTGTGCAGCAGCGAGGAGGCAGCGTCGGAGGATTGTGATTTCGCTTACGTGTGGGAGATTCTGCGAGCTTGCACTTACTTGCCGGAAGAGAGCGACATTTTTCTGTTACTGGAGAAGCAGCAATGTCTGAAGGGGAAAGACACCTCGAAGGCTTCGACGCTGCAGAGGAGGTTGATTTTCGACACACTCCAGGAGATCTTGAACCGGAACCAGCAATTGCCGCCGTGGAAGGCGGTATCGTGCGGCGAGCAGAGGCAGCAGATCTGGTCGGAGTTTCGGAGGATCCGAGAGAGGGAGGAAGCGGAGTCGGAGGACTTGTTTAAGGTGATATGCGGAGTGTTGAAGAAGGACATGGCGGATGAGATGCGTGGGTGGGGAGAATGGCCGGTGGAGATGGGAGATGTCGTGTTGGACATCGAACGTCTCGTGTTTAAGGATCTTGTTGGCGAAACCATTCGAGAACTCGCTTCGTTTTCCCCTCAATCTCAATGTAACAACAAGCTACAACTACCCGCGCTTCGTAGGAAACTCGTCTTTTGA